In Camelina sativa cultivar DH55 chromosome 16, Cs, whole genome shotgun sequence, a single window of DNA contains:
- the LOC104753878 gene encoding cinnamoyl-CoA reductase 2-like yields the protein MAEKQKVVCVTRGYWPCHYLAKTLTEREALEWSKRNLADVVTLCGIKSLLSDQLYLVDVRDVTDALLLVYETPKAKGRYICNSHSLYTDSLMEKLKNMYPKRNFPESFTERTEKEVKEVRVLRSEKLQNLGWKFRPLEETIDDSVVSFEAAGDLPKPLMSSLFINPEIK from the exons ATGGCTGAAAAGCAAAAAGTCGTCTGTGTTACGAGG GGTTACTGGCCTTGTCACTATCTTGCCAAAACGTTAACGGAACGTGAAGCTTTAGAGTGGAGCAAGAGAAACTTAGCTGATGTTGTGACGCTCT GCGGTATAAAATCCTTGTTGAGCGATCAACTGTATCTTGTGGATGTGCGTGATGTGACGGATGCGCTTTTGTTGGTGTATGAAACTCCAAAAGCAAAAGGAAGATACATATGCAATTCTCATTCACTCTACACTGATTCTCTAATGGAGAAACTCAAGAATATGTATCCTAAACGCAACTTCCCTGAAAG TTTCACGGAGAGAACAGAGAAGGAGGTGAAGGAAGTAAGGGTTCTAAGATCAGAGAAGTTGCAGAATTTGGGATGGAAGTTTAGGCCATTAGAAGAAACCATTGATGATTCAGTGGTGAGCTTTGAAGCAGCTGGTGATCTTCCAAAACCATTGATGTCTTCACTCTTTATTAATCCTGAAATAAAGTAA